The Clostridia bacterium DNA segment CCATAAATTGTAGTTCCAGAAGCGACCTTCCTTCTTACTCATCCCGTTCAGAAGTTCTTTATTACTAACAGCACTCAAAATCTTAGTGAAACTGTCTTTTGTAAATTCAGAATCAAAAGATGCCTTAAATTCATCCATATCCGCCAAATCTTGAATGAAAAGATCGCTGACCTTTTCTTTTTCACTAACCATGCTCCAAAAAACCAGCATACTCTCTACTGCTTTTAAATTGGTTTTAACACTCATGTTACTTACCTTCCTCTTTCTAGTAAAACACATTTCGCAAAGGGTTCACCATCTGAGCCCCTTTTCCACTTTGGTTGGCTTGATTAACCAACTCGACTAATTGTTTAAAAATATATTCCTTTATGGGGAGGTCATCTAGCAAAAGTTCCTGCTTTCCCCTTTCAGGCAATGCTTTGAAAAAATTTATATATAATGTATTGTTTCGTACCAAACTTGGCTGATTATAAAAAGGCACGAATACTACTTTTACTGTCTCATAAATAGACTTGCCCTTCACTTTTTCATTAATAGCGGGCACTAAATCATCTAGATGCAAACGTTTAATAGGCGCTACAATGTCCATGGTATAATTCATATCCTCAAGCATCCATAAGTTGTCCACCCAAAAGCGGCTCTCTTTTCGGTTGTCTCCTCGGAATACTTCACGGTTGGAAAGTGCACTCATAACCTTGCGCACAGAAATATTGTCAAATTCAGCATCGTAAATCCCACGATACTGTTCCATCTCCGCTACCGTTAAAATATAAATCTCGCTGACCTTTTCTTTTTCTCCAATCATATTCCAGAAAAAAAGCATGTTCTCAACCGCTTGTAAATCTAACTTTATGTTTTTAAGCATCATTATTTGCGTCCATATTCTTTCGCTTTTCTCGAAAAGAACTCCTGAAGAGAGGACAATGCCTGGATCAACACACCATCATCTTCAGTATCCAAAAATTCAATTACACTATTCGTCATTTCCTGATGAAATTCTTCATGATGTAAATATGCATTGCGCCCTAATTCGGTCAGTGAAACAAGCACCACTCGTCGATCATTATCATCACGTTTACGCTGAACAGCACCTTTTCTAATTAATCGGTTAATCGAAGTTGTCAATGTTCCGATGGTAACACCAGCCAATAAGGCTGTCTCAGACATTGTTTTGCCTCCGTCAAGCCCTATGGATTCAATAATATGAAATTCCGTAACCGTAAGCTCCCCAAACTCGCTATTCTTTAATGCAGCTGCCTCGATACCCAATATATCTTTAAACAGCTCAACTAGAATCTTATTTATAACTTTTTTCGAATCAGTCATTTTTTCACCTCACAACACAGTATATCAAAAAGGATTAACCTTTTCATCATATTATACCGCTTATCTTAAGAATAAAAGGAAGGGTTATAAGACAGAATAAATGTGTTAAAAATACTGATCCCGCAGCAAATTTACCATCTTGTGCATATTTTTCGCTAAGTACTGTCGATAGAATTGCGGTAGGACAAGCAATCATGATGACGGCCACAGTGTACGTTTCTGTAGATAAATGAAGCATAGGCGCTATCAATAAAAAAAGTAGTGGTAAAATTAATAATTTCAGA contains these protein-coding regions:
- a CDS encoding MarR family transcriptional regulator, translated to MTDSKKVINKILVELFKDILGIEAAALKNSEFGELTVTEFHIIESIGLDGGKTMSETALLAGVTIGTLTTSINRLIRKGAVQRKRDDNDRRVVLVSLTELGRNAYLHHEEFHQEMTNSVIEFLDTEDDGVLIQALSSLQEFFSRKAKEYGRK